The genomic window CCTCAGGCCCTGGGGTGACTTATAACATTACATTAACATAAAATGAAGATGACAGATGAAGGGtgggagttgtttcattggcaatcatatgatCTAGATATGCTAGATTAACTATCTATTATACCTTATCAAACCTATAACATATCTTTAAGAAATCATAAATTCTAAAAGCAAAAGAAAAATTGTGAAATATACCTAACAATTGTTATTCCTTAATTCAGCATTAATTTTTGTCCTACATTTTGAACCTCACTTTAAATTTTACTGTTTAGAATACAGGGAAACAAATAAATGCATCATATATCTTTTGcctaatttgataaaaatgtgtgaaaaaataaggcatatatatacatgataatataaaatatgtcaagAACCTACCTGAAAAAATGCTGACGCTAATGAATGGATTGGTTGGTTGGATACAAGCCAAACATAATATTCACAATAAGTACACTTTAACCTTCCCAAGTTAATCAATATATACCCAACCAAGCATTCAAGTTATTTACTAggataatatatacatattgatTTTAATGATTAGAATTTGACATACACATGTATTATAAACAATTATGTTTAGATAACTGTGTACCTTTTAATATctgataaaacatgttaaaagttgCATTTGGCCCAGGAAAATTCATAATAGTCCAGGCTATATTTCCTTTCATATTAAATTGATTCCTTGTGCTATCTTTATTTGCCATTATTTCATTGGGTAAAATCATGTCCTTGTATTTAtacaaatgtgtaaaaaaaaaaaatccgtctACAGGCTTAATTGTTTTGTACTTTGGATGATGAGTAGGTCATCTTCAGTAATTAATCAGCTTGTGAAAATTAGTAATGTTTGTCTTGTTAAGTTGTAACAGAATTTTTTTCACAGAATTATATCTTAATTTTAATTGtacatcaaaaattttaaaattcactataaaacaaaataatttttatcatatGACATATCtaaatttttttcccaattttctTAAGACTACAATTAGTTAAAATAAGTAACTAACCTTACAAAAAATTTACTTTTAGTTGGTAACTTATTAAATTGTTCCTGCAGATTAATACTCCATGTAAATGTAGGTCAAATGCTATAGCTAAATACTAAGTCAGGCTACATTATTAACCTCAAACAGTAGAAAAATGTGTACAGCTACCATCTAAACATTTTCCTAAATAATTTACTCACATAAAAGTTCTCCAATTTATGGGTAATAAAAATGCTGGCTCAAACAAATATCTGACCTTAGTCAGCACTGAGTGGTGCAATACACAGTAAAGTCTAAAATTAGAAATGGGGATTTCACAACCAGCTTACCTATTTACGTCAATTGGATTTCTCATGTGTGCTGGTTATGACAAGTTATACTGTTGTATAAATTGAATTGATATTATGCATATGGATGATTTTTGTTGGGTTTTACAAGTACTGagataaaattcaaaacttaaataGTGTTTACAGCAAAATTTTATCcatatcaaaattaatatttttataatgtaaacATTTTGTACTATTCCTTTTGTATTCAGTTGACATAAAAGATAAACAACATTTACATTACAATcccttttttgtttctttgagaAGGAATATAAATATGATTAAACTTAAACCACCAGATCTGATTTTGGATGCATAGGGTGTGCATTTTCTTTATCATAATTAGAATTTCTGAAATGGAAATTGCTTTCTTACTGCAAGGTCAAAACTAATTAATTTATGATTCAAGGCCAATTCTGAAGCATCCCCATGGTACATGTGTGAATTATATTGAAGTTAATGGGGTACAAATAGGAAAATTCTTATTTATTCATTGTGACACATTCATTTTTGACATGAAAATGTAgttttaaatgaatttagctCCTAGATAGGTCCACCTGTATGCCCGATTTTCACACATGTTGTTCCTTGGCCAGTTATCTTCAAACATGTCTcagattttcaaaaacaaatttacacCCAATGAAATTTATTCTTTTATGAGTTTGCAAACTTCATGGAAggtttatgagagaatgaaatacaataaggAAAATCTGAAACACGTTTTTGGAGGTAACAAACTGTGttgtataaaaatctaaaaaatattttgggTTGCTatgaataataaagaagataaTTCCATTCAAGCGTGGACATCACGACTGTAGCaacttattacataataatttatcaccatttgaaagattaatctttatTCTTTCTTTTGGGAGCTCAATTATACAATTCAAAGCTGGATGATCTATATACATTACATCAGCATGATCAGTTTATAGTAAGTCTGACATGTCTGATTGGgggtgaaaaaatctttgtattgtgctaccatAATTTATCTTCTTGCTGAAGTACCAGATAATTAATAAATGATTAGGCTATCCACAtttctttataaattaaaatgacaGACTTCAGAGCCTTAAGCATTATTGCAGATTCACGATTTTACATTCATCTCAGGACAGTTTATCTTCAGTATATATATAGCAACATGAGCTATTCATGATGATCATAAGggtcattgtcgaaggccgtacagtgacttatagCTTTTAActttacatcatttggtctctggtggagagttgtcacatggGCAAATCATGAGCCTTCAGATGACCAATTTAAGTGCCACACTGACAGTTAGTCAAGTTGGAGGCAACAGAAAAACCCTTGACTAGGgataaaatgataattttctaaaatgaaaatttgacagaaaatctttctttaaattatttgttttgttttaaaacgtAACATACACCTGTACATGGCAGacatggggtcaattacatttgaaagtaattaattacattcaattacaattacaaaatcttcaattaaattacacattacatttgactttttttaccaatgtaattaattacattccaattacttggcaaatgtaattaattacttcaattacatttgaaaggaaatttaagataaaacattgaaaacatgcatttattctATGATATGTACATAAGTATTATACATTGCTCTATAGTTATAACAATTAGACAGTGTTcaactagtatatacatttttgtattgtgtCATATAACTTATTTAAGCATTTTCCCATTACATTTGACCATCATCAGCTTTTCAAATGTTCCATCAGCCAGTCTGCACCTTTCCGGCCTAAATGTTTTTCCAGCAGTGCTAAATAAGCGTTCAACTGGTGCAGATGTGGCTGGAATAGCTAAATATTGCACTGCTAACTTAGCTAGACGTGGTAAACGTTGACAGTTACTATGCCAATACAAAAGAGGGTCTTTTGACATATCAATACAATTATCTGACAAGTAATCATCCATTTCTGAACTTACAGAAATCCCTGAAGGGTTTCTTTTTCTTTCCACTGATGGGGCTGGCATGAAACTGAAAAGATCATCATTTTTTGCTCGCTTACATGGGGGAGAATTTTGATCACAAGGGGGCTCAGATGATGTAGGGACTTGACTAAGTTTGTCCTTAACAACAGCTAAACACTGATCAATCTGTTCAGTTTCACACCATCTGGTCTTAAATCTTGGGTCTAAAAAGCTAGCAAGAATATATGCTTCATCCTCTACAAACTGAAACAATCTTTCTTCAACAGAAGATTtcaatgattttatcattttacaatTATAGTCAACTGATATAAGTTTTAACTGGTGTTTTAATCCAAGTGTTACAGGAATTGGCAAGCTAGCAGTTACAGTTTTTTCACCTTGGACAAGGACTGTAGCTTTGTCAAAAGGTTCAAGTATAGTACATAATTCAGAAAGCAGTTTTCTCTCATAGGATGAAAGCTTAGTTTTACAGTCTATTTTGTCCAATTCTAATTCTGGCACATTCAAAACTGAGCAAATCATATGCAGTTGTGAATTCCATCTTGTAGCATTAGCAGCTTGCAATCTTTTATAATCTTCAAGGATTTCTGAAGCAATAATAGATTTCCTAACAAAACTGACAATATTTGATGCCTTTGTAATAACAGTTTTAAGGTGGGGTGAACAATCTTTCAGGCCATCCTTAACAACCAATTGTAAGGTGTGTGCAAAGCATCTTGAATGTTTGGGTAAGCAGTCGGATAAATGTAGCCCAGTCCAAAATAAAGTGGCCTGTGATTCCCAAAAATCCTCTCATTTGTCTACTAGACCAGAGATCAATGGTTAAACACACACTTTCAGCTCTTTTAAGAGTATTTAcaaggttattttttatttcaaccgATTTTTCATGTAGAAGTTTCGAAGATAAATGCTTTCTGCTAGGCACTTGATACTTAGTGTCAGCTTTTTCCATCAAGTTTTTAAATTCTTCACTTTCGACAATAGAGAGTGGTAAAAGATCCCCAGCTATGAACATTATAAGAGCATTTGTCATTTCTAACTGTTTTGGATCAGACGGTgaatattttacacttttttttatgcattgtgtCAATGTTGGTTGAATTTCTTTATTCTCAGAATGCAGAATGTACAAATCTCTGTGTTTTctctgaaaattacaaaaggccttatttaatatcttgaaaatattaaattgttttaatttacctattgaaattttacatttatttaaatttatttgattgtaaatgatacaaaaaaagagcactattttttattttttgaaatgattttcatttttatcccagcttattcaaattatttatcttaaataagtgatttagaAATCTgacttcttaaaacaaaaataaactttagttttaatcacaactaattaatttaataaacaaaatattttccaaatttaaatgTAAGCTATTAGAGGATATAAGATAAATGAAATCTgattagaaatgaaaaagaagcattatgaatttattaatttttaaaattcttatatagTATTACCTTCATATGTGTAACAAAGTTGGATGTAACTTTATAACTTCCACTAATGAGGGTGCCACAATGCATACATTTTCCTTTGAAAGTATTTCCATTTTGGAAGTCATCAGGAACAGTAAAATGTTCCAGTACACTCTTGGAGCTCatttttaaatctgataaaatgttttctttcaacattcatatatatagTGAACAAATTTTGCAAGTGATATTTTGTCATATGCATTATCCCTTCAAGAATTTAAACATGTACCTATAGGCCCTAGGGGTATATTTATCTCTCTCTAATTAGCCTTATATCTGTTTAACATAACTGTTATAAAAACAGTCATTATAtagtttgtaataaaacaaatagcCAGAGGTTATATTTATTGGTTATTTAAGTCCTTGAATAAAGTTAATTATGTTAAATCAATGTCTTAAAATATCTATCTAAATCTACTAATTAAGGTCGAGACAGTGACTTCCTAgtggtttcttttaaaattatggcatgtgtctacattttttttatcattcaatacaaaatgaagaatctaccaTGGTTGTGCTAATACAGAAAGTATACTGTGAAGGCTTTTCTTTGTCAGCTTACAACATTTGTTAAGATTattgcttttaataattttttgagaaaacacaagatttaatcttttgatccaaaatttcaaatgtaattgacttGTAATTGAAAAGTAATTGTCAATTACAGGCAATTTTGgctatgtaattaattacattcaattacatgtaattgaaaaaatgctcaattacacattacattcaattacatgataaattgtaattaattacagtcaattacaattacatatttCAATTACCCCATGTCTGGTACATGGTGTAGCTATGACCGGGGAACTCACATTTAAAACAGGAATAACTACAtttaataaccagatgctccacagggcgcagctttatacgaccgcagaggttgaaccctcacggaacggttggggcaagtatggacacaacattcaagctggattcagctctaaatttggattgtgattaaatagttgacacagcataggtttctgacacagaatgaatgtggtctaatgaacttaaaatattttttttgcctttgagcaattcactatgctgttgaatattaatcctctcaaaaaaatgtttgaagaaattttctttttatttatgacatctggaatgagaaaaatttaaccccccctttttttcacatccccctttccctttttccaaaactgatctcaattcaaatttctaatggagtttgcaacaataactactcatttaaatacatcataaaatattaaaatgtaaaataaagtgcttgttatcactgaatggtaaagattgttttaatatatcagttggtagtaaaagtgaatatacattgtatattgtataaaacaatgatttaagttgattcaactactattctggacaaagaaagataactccaattgaaaatttcttgctattgcaaaatattgtgcaattagatatttcttgctattgcacaatactgtgcaattgaaaatatttgctattgcaccatactgtgcaattgaagatttcttgctattgcgcaatactgtgcaattaaaaatttcttgctattgcacaatactgtgcaattgaagatttcttgctattgctgaatactgtgcaattgaaaatttcttgctattgcacaatacttaatataataattttggatcctgatttgtaccaacttgaaaactgggcccataataaaaaatcaagtacatgtttagattcagcatatcaaactagaggctctcaagagcctgtgtcgctcaccttggtctatgtgcatattaaacaatggacacagataaattcatgacaaaattgtgttttggtgatcatgatgtgtttgtagatcttactttactgaacattcttcttgctacagttatctctatctataatgaacttggcccagtaattacagtggaaaatatattctacaaaatttacaaaaatttacaaccagatgctccgcagggcgtagctttatacgaccgcagaggttgaaccctgaacggttggggcaagtatggacacaacattcaagctggattcagctctaaatttggattgtgattaaatagttgacatagcataggtttctgacacagaatgaatgtgttctaatgaacttaaaatttttgttttctcttagagcaattcactatgctgttgaatattaatcctctcaaaaaaatgtttgaagaaattttcttttttatttatgaaatttcaaatgagaaaaattgaacccaatttttttaatcacatccccctttcccttattccaaaactaatctcaattaaaatttctaatggagtttgcaacaataactactcatttaaatacatcataaaatattaagatgtaaaaaaactgcttgttatcactgaatggtaaagattattttaatttatcagttggtagtaaaagtgaatatacattgtatattgtatataacaaagatttaagttgattctggacaaagaaagatatacgaccgcagaggttgaaccccagttggggcaagtatggacacaacatttaagctggattcagctctaaatttggattgtgataaaatagttgacacagcataggtttctgacagagaatgaatgtggtctaatgaacttaaaatatttttttggcctttGAGCAactcactatgctgttgaatattaatcctctcaaaaaaatgtttgaagaaattttcttattatttatgaaatctgaaatgagaaaaatttaaccccccc from Mytilus galloprovincialis chromosome 5, xbMytGall1.hap1.1, whole genome shotgun sequence includes these protein-coding regions:
- the LOC143077055 gene encoding zinc finger BED domain-containing protein 4-like, whose translation is MLKENILSDLKMSSKSVLEHFTVPDDFQNGNTFKGKCMHCGTLISGSYKVTSNFVTHMKRKHRDLYILHSENKEIQPTLTQCIKKSVKYSPSDPKQLEMTNALIMFIAGDLLPLSIVESEEFKNLMEKADTKYQVPSRKHLSSKLLHEKSVEIKNNLVNTLKRAESVCLTIDLWSSRQMRGFLGITGHFILDWATFIRLLTQTFKMLCTHLTIEILEDYKRLQAANATRWNSQLHMICSVLNVPELELDKIDCKTKLSSYERKLLSELCTILEPFDKATVLVQGEKTVTASLPIPVTLGLKHQLKLISVDYNCKMIKSLKSSVEERLFQFVEDEAYILASFLDPRFKTRWCETEQIDQCLAVVKDKLSQVPTSSEPPCDQNSPPCKRAKNDDLFSFMPAPSVERKRNPSGISVSSEMDDYLSDNCIDMSKDPLLYWHSNCQRLPRLAKLAVQYLAIPATSAPVERLFSTAGKTFRPERCRLADGTFEKLMMVKCNGKMLK